The uncultured Desulfatiglans sp. DNA window CGAAAAGCAATCGCTGATACTTGTGAAAGATTGAAATCAAATGTCAATATACGGCAGATGAAGTTGATCATAGATTGAATGCCGATTATTGAGAAGTCCTCGACGCCTTTATTTGCATGCCGGAACCGTGTGCTTTCTTGACATATTCTTTACATTCCGCTATATTCCTGCTGTCGGCGACGGGCTTGAGGCCAATCTCGAGAGCAGGCCTCGGCTGGGGAAAATGATCTGGTGAGGTCCCGTTTCTGATTCGTCCCAAGATTCAACACAATCCTATTCTCCTGAACAATTAGATCTTGTTTTTTGCGTGCGTGGTGTCGCTTGGTACCCAGTGGGACCGGCTTCGCCGTGTTTGCGCGTGGGCGATACGGGAGTTCATGGCCGGTGGCTTGCCTTCGGGACGTCATGCGGTCTGATCTCGTTTCTGATATGGAGATCGGATCGTCTGCCGGTGGCGATAAGGAGATGCGGGAATTTGAAAGACCCTTTGGAAAATGGTGTGATTGCCGTCATTGGGATGCATCGCAGCGGCACCTCGATGATCGCAGGGTTGCTGCATGCTTGCGGTCTGTTCCTCGGCGCCGAGGACAGACTGTTGCCGCCGCATGAAACGAACCGGATGGGCTTTTTCGAGCATGAGGATTTCGTGAATATCAACGAACGGATCCTGGCTCATTTCGGTGGCTCCTGGCATGCACCGCCGCCTCTCGAAGGGCGGTGGTATGCGGATCCGGCTCTGGCTCCTCTGGCCGAAGAGGCCCGAGTCCTGATCGCCTCCTTCCCGATGAATGAAGTGTGGGGTTTCAAGGATCCCAGGACGACGATCCTTCTGCCTTTTTGGCGCCGTCTCATCCCGGATCTGCGATTTGTCGTCTGCATGCGCAACCCTCTGGAAGTGGGGAGATCCCTGCTTCAACGCGATGACATTGCGGTGGAGCGCGGTGCGTGGCTGTGGGAGCATTATGTCACGGCGGCCCTCCATGGCACGGAAGGCGCGCCGCGCTGCATCGTCTATTTCGACGAGTTCTTCAAGTTCCGAACCTCCGCTGCCAGGCGGATGGTCGAGTTCTGCGGTCTCGCGTGGCCGGAGGATGCCAAGTGGGTCGAGAAGACCATCCGTTCGGATTTGCATCACCACCAGGTTGGACTGCAGGAGTTTTTCGAAGAGGATGACCTGCCTGCGAGGGCTAAGATCATCTATCTGATGACGCGGGCCGTCAGCCGAGACGGTTATGCAGCGGTTGGTGCCGGCGACGATGATATGAAGGCGCTCCGATTGTCCGCGCTCGTTGACTTTGTGCGACAGATGGGTGAGGAAAACGCACTTCTGCGCACTGAGCGACGGCTGGGTGAGACGATGACGGCCCTGGCAGAGAACGAGCGCGCTTTGGCGGGATCCGTTACCAAGGTTTCTTCCCTTCAGGAGATCATCTCGCAGAAGGATAGCTTTACAGACGACATCAAAAAATTGAATGGAAAATTCCTGGAGGATAAAGAGCGACAGGTTATTGCGGCCAACGATGCATTGTCACGAAAGCAGATCGAATTGGAAGAACTGACCCTGAGGCACAACCGCGTTTTGAATGAAAATGAGCAGCAGTTGGCGCGAATCAAAAAGGAATATGAAAATATTTTTGCAGACAGGGACAGGCAGTTGTCCGAACTGCGGGAGATTTTAAAGGAAAAGGAAACTCGGTTCAACGCGTTCGAGAGGGAATCGCGCGATCTGATTTTGAAAAAAGATGCCGAGATTAGGGATAAGACCGCTGCTCTGAACGATTCATATAAGAACATAGAAAAGTCGAAGGTTGAAATCGATAATTTGCTTAAACAAATGGGAAATAAGGAAAAAGCTATTAAAGATCTCGTAGAGGAATCGAAAAATCACTTTCTGCGCTTTTCAGAACTCGAAAACAGCGTCCTTGAGAAAGAAAAGGAAATAAAAGAAGCAGAACAAACGATTTTTTTGAAAATCCAGTTGCTGGTCAAGCAGAATAAAGCCATTTTTGCATTATCCGAAAGAACAAGAAATCAGGAAACGGTTTTGAGGATAAAAGATCAGTACTGTAGGAACATCGAAAAGGAAATCCGCTCAAAGATAGAGATTATTAAAAACCTGGAAAATGCGATTCAGGAAAAAGAGACGCAGCACCTTCATGATAACGAGAGGTTGGTGTCTGCGGGACGGGAAATCGCCGAGTCCAAGGTAAAAGAACGGTCTTTTGAAACGCAGATAGAAAATTTGAATCGATCGATCCGCCTCATGAAAGCGGATATCGATGAGAAAAGCCGAAAAATAACCGAACTCGAAACCCTTTTGACTGAGCACGCCGAAACACTGAGGAATATCTTCGACTCCCAGTCGTGGAAAGCGGTTCGCTTCTATGGAAAAATCAAGGGGTTTTTCCTTTCCTGAGGTTCCCGGAAGGTACCGTCTTAATCGGGCGAGAAGAGGTGATGCGCAGGGTTGAGTATGCCGCTTGGACGGGAATTTCTTTTCAATGTTTATACGGACCTATCGAAACCCCTGTATGTCGGCAAGGGCAATGTGCTCTATGTCCAGGGATGGTGCTATCACACGGAGGAACACATCCGCAGGTTGACGGTGATCTTCGACGGCATGGCGCATCCGGTCAGGAACTTCGGTCTGGCCAGATTGGATGTCTTTCGTGCGCAATTCGGCATTGCCGACACGCAGGGGCACAGCCTGAACAGCGGATTTTGGGTGATGATTCCCCTGCAGGCGGAGGGTGCCCCGAGAACCGCTGGACTGAAGCTGAGCGCAGTACTGGCGGATGGAACCGTCTGTGAGGTGGATGGGGGGCAGGTTTGCCTCGAGCCGGACTTGACGGTGGAGCCTGTAGCGGTGCGGGCAGATGCCACCGAGCCCCTGGTGGCCATCTGTATGGCGACCTACAACCCACCGGCCGGCTTTTTGAAACGGCAGATCGAGTCCATTAAAAGCCAGACCTATCGGAACTGGGTGTGTATCGTGAACGACGATTGCTCCAGTCCGGAATGTCTTTCCTCGATAGCAGGCTGCATCGGCGACGATCCGAGGTTCCTCCTTTTTTCCAATGAACGGAATCTTGGTTATTACCATAATTTCGAGCGGATTTTGACGCGGGTCCCGCAGGAGGCCGCTTATGTCGCCCTTGCGGATCAGGACGACCTGTGGCACGAATCCAAGATCGAGAGGCTGCTGGGTGAATTCGACGATTCGACGACCCTTGTATATTCCGATATGAATATCGTC harbors:
- a CDS encoding hypothetical protein (Evidence 5 : Unknown function), which codes for MKDPLENGVIAVIGMHRSGTSMIAGLLHACGLFLGAEDRLLPPHETNRMGFFEHEDFVNINERILAHFGGSWHAPPPLEGRWYADPALAPLAEEARVLIASFPMNEVWGFKDPRTTILLPFWRRLIPDLRFVVCMRNPLEVGRSLLQRDDIAVERGAWLWEHYVTAALHGTEGAPRCIVYFDEFFKFRTSAARRMVEFCGLAWPEDAKWVEKTIRSDLHHHQVGLQEFFEEDDLPARAKIIYLMTRAVSRDGYAAVGAGDDDMKALRLSALVDFVRQMGEENALLRTERRLGETMTALAENERALAGSVTKVSSLQEIISQKDSFTDDIKKLNGKFLEDKERQVIAANDALSRKQIELEELTLRHNRVLNENEQQLARIKKEYENIFADRDRQLSELREILKEKETRFNAFERESRDLILKKDAEIRDKTAALNDSYKNIEKSKVEIDNLLKQMGNKEKAIKDLVEESKNHFLRFSELENSVLEKEKEIKEAEQTIFLKIQLLVKQNKAIFALSERTRNQETVLRIKDQYCRNIEKEIRSKIEIIKNLENAIQEKETQHLHDNERLVSAGREIAESKVKERSFETQIENLNRSIRLMKADIDEKSRKITELETLLTEHAETLRNIFDSQSWKAVRFYGKIKGFFLS
- a CDS encoding hypothetical protein (Evidence 5 : Unknown function) — encoded protein: MPLGREFLFNVYTDLSKPLYVGKGNVLYVQGWCYHTEEHIRRLTVIFDGMAHPVRNFGLARLDVFRAQFGIADTQGHSLNSGFWVMIPLQAEGAPRTAGLKLSAVLADGTVCEVDGGQVCLEPDLTVEPVAVRADATEPLVAICMATYNPPAGFLKRQIESIKSQTYRNWVCIVNDDCSSPECLSSIAGCIGDDPRFLLFSNERNLGYYHNFERILTRVPQEAAYVALADQDDLWHESKIERLLGEFDDSTTLVYSDMNIVDGRGKLISDTYWTTRKNNYSRLDLLLLANTVTGAASMFRRDLIPCLLPFPEKIDDIYHDHFIACVALSCGCIHYVDEPLYDYVQHGENVIGHYVKTGKKSPYVRISMIDKIKSIKQTLCALPGALKGVFFYYQSQYYNNFIRRIIFSIIIRERCVDIDNKKKRILNGFISTESSCWYLVYQVVRNRLMRRGPITMHLDGILLKSVLSVKLLKYYYRVRRWFIPAGPVSG